The Marinobacter subterrani genome has a segment encoding these proteins:
- a CDS encoding ATP-dependent zinc protease family protein — MGFKRFRAGLQKLPVVLITGSILLSGCSADRYFMVPKTDLNELGASVKIQRATLVTMESNASIRHQQVMTQSQSATQAILQAIATQVEKPECPPIPARRACPATDSSKGRADRLKGKVIVGEVENFYLAGPGLIYKARIDSGAETSSINARNITRFERDGNNWVRFEVPVPGTDEFVTLEKEVSRRVRVIQASAEEAERRVVVELQFFIGDHQQVAEFTLADRSNLTYEVLIGRNVLRDVMLIDVGKEYATELPESIRTSNGDES; from the coding sequence ATGGGTTTTAAACGTTTTCGGGCCGGTCTGCAAAAGCTTCCCGTCGTTCTGATCACAGGCAGCATCCTGCTCTCGGGCTGTTCGGCAGACCGCTATTTTATGGTGCCAAAAACCGATCTGAACGAGCTCGGAGCGTCGGTAAAAATCCAGCGGGCGACCCTGGTTACCATGGAGAGCAACGCCTCCATCCGCCACCAGCAGGTTATGACCCAGAGCCAGTCGGCCACTCAAGCCATATTGCAGGCGATAGCCACCCAGGTAGAGAAGCCTGAATGCCCACCGATACCCGCCCGGAGAGCCTGCCCCGCAACAGACTCCTCAAAAGGCCGGGCAGACCGGCTCAAGGGTAAAGTCATTGTTGGTGAAGTCGAGAATTTCTATCTCGCCGGCCCGGGTCTGATCTACAAGGCCCGGATCGACAGTGGTGCGGAAACCTCCTCTATTAATGCCCGCAACATCACGCGTTTTGAGCGCGACGGCAACAACTGGGTACGGTTTGAGGTTCCGGTGCCCGGCACTGATGAGTTTGTAACCCTCGAAAAGGAGGTTTCCCGGCGGGTGCGGGTTATCCAGGCCAGCGCTGAAGAAGCGGAGCGCCGGGTGGTGGTCGAGCTTCAGTTCTTTATCGGCGACCATCAACAGGTGGCCGAGTTCACCCTGGCGGACCGGAGCAACCTGACCTATGAAGTTCTCATCGGGCGGAACGTCCTGCGCGATGTGATGCTCATTGACGTTGGCAAGGAGTACGCAACGGAGTTGCCTGAATCCATCCGCACCAGCAACGGGGACGAATCGTGA
- a CDS encoding inactive transglutaminase family protein, translating to MTGRSRLPFYVAVFLLITAGISLAVWRHIELGIPWLTGEQRPVWMVEARVDFDAGNGPVLASLNIPQQPPGFSILSEQAASPGYGFSIIDSSGSRRAEWSKREASGPQTLYFKAQFVPDPTAQPAIPGRKPGTRRVFWEEPEATAVREILAQARARSSTPESMTRELIRLMQPDTRTQNTTLLIAEENYLDLLVGMLNHAGIAARTADGLQLEDARRRQQLMPFLQIFNGREWLTFNPKTAEQGVPENLLLWRQGSSSLLDVIGGDNSEVSFSMLRQTVPALQLANMQSASSGLGFLSFYELPIEEQSMFRMLLLLPLGALMVAFMRIVIGIRTSGTFMPVLIAVAFVQTTLVPGLIAFLSVVAIGLLMRGYLSSLNLLLVSRISALIILVIFITAGLSIIGYQMGFNTGMTVTFFPMVIIAWTIERMSILWEEEGAREVVVQGTGSLFVAICAYLLMSAPLAGHLTFNFPELHLVILGLILLMGQYTGYKLSELKRFTPMKVYD from the coding sequence GTGACCGGCCGTTCCCGCCTGCCCTTCTATGTCGCCGTGTTCCTGCTGATTACCGCTGGCATTTCATTGGCCGTCTGGCGCCACATTGAGCTCGGAATCCCCTGGCTTACCGGCGAGCAACGCCCGGTCTGGATGGTCGAGGCACGAGTGGACTTCGATGCGGGCAATGGCCCGGTGCTGGCCAGCCTCAACATTCCGCAACAACCACCGGGCTTCAGCATTCTGTCTGAACAGGCCGCCTCGCCCGGTTACGGCTTTTCGATCATCGACAGCTCCGGCAGCCGTCGCGCGGAATGGAGCAAGCGGGAGGCCTCGGGCCCGCAAACCCTGTATTTCAAGGCCCAGTTTGTTCCGGACCCCACGGCACAGCCCGCGATACCCGGCCGTAAGCCAGGCACCCGACGGGTATTCTGGGAAGAGCCCGAGGCTACGGCGGTGCGGGAAATACTGGCTCAGGCCAGAGCCCGTTCGAGTACGCCAGAGAGCATGACCCGCGAGTTGATCCGGCTGATGCAGCCGGACACCCGAACGCAGAACACCACGCTGCTGATCGCCGAGGAGAACTACCTGGATCTGCTGGTCGGTATGCTGAACCATGCCGGCATCGCCGCAAGAACCGCCGACGGGCTCCAGCTTGAAGACGCCCGGCGACGGCAGCAGCTTATGCCCTTCCTCCAGATTTTCAATGGCAGGGAGTGGCTGACCTTCAACCCGAAAACCGCCGAGCAGGGCGTGCCGGAGAACCTGCTGCTCTGGCGCCAGGGGTCGTCCTCGCTGCTCGATGTGATTGGCGGAGACAACTCCGAAGTCAGCTTCTCCATGCTCCGGCAAACGGTTCCGGCACTGCAGCTTGCCAACATGCAGTCCGCATCCAGCGGCCTGGGTTTCCTGAGCTTTTACGAGCTGCCCATCGAAGAACAGAGCATGTTCCGGATGCTTCTTCTGCTGCCTCTGGGCGCGCTGATGGTGGCCTTCATGCGGATCGTGATTGGTATTCGCACCTCCGGCACCTTTATGCCCGTTCTGATTGCCGTGGCGTTTGTCCAGACAACCCTGGTCCCGGGCCTGATTGCGTTTCTGTCGGTGGTCGCCATCGGCCTGTTGATGCGGGGCTACCTGTCGAGCCTCAACCTGCTGCTGGTTTCCCGGATATCGGCATTGATTATCCTGGTGATATTCATCACCGCCGGGCTTAGCATCATCGGCTACCAGATGGGGTTCAACACCGGCATGACGGTCACCTTCTTCCCCATGGTCATCATTGCCTGGACCATTGAGCGCATGTCCATCCTCTGGGAAGAGGAAGGCGCGCGCGAGGTCGTGGTCCAGGGCACGGGCAGTCTGTTTGTCGCTATCTGCGCCTATTTGCTGATGAGCGCGCCTCTTGCCGGCCACCTGACGTTCAATTTTCCGGAATTGCACCTGGTCATCCTCGGGCTGATTCTGCTGATGGGCCAGTACACCGGCTACAAGCTCAGCGAACTGAAGCGCTTCACACCGATGAAGGTCTACGACTGA